One genomic segment of Amycolatopsis sp. WQ 127309 includes these proteins:
- a CDS encoding CoA-acylating methylmalonate-semialdehyde dehydrogenase, whose translation MSELVQHWIDGARTAGVSSRRGDVYQPATGEVARQVVLAGQSDVDAAVASAVKASLDWADSSLSVRTRVLFKFRELVDAHRDELAALITAEHGKVLSDAAGEVQRGLEVVEFACGIAQVLKGEHSDQVSRGIDAYSLRQPLGVVAGITPFNFPVMVPMWMFPIAIACGNTFVLKPSDRDPSASVRLAELFAEAGLPPGVLNVVQGDAEAVNALLVHPDIAGVSFVGSTPIARHVYETGTAAGKRVQALGGAKNHMIVLPDADLDGAADAAVSAGYGSAGERCMAISVVVAVGDRGDDLVAAIASRTRELKTGPGTDETSQMGPVVTGAARDRIVSYVDAGERAGASLVVDGRTFTGPGAGFWVGPTLFDHVTTDMSVYTDEIFGPVLVVVRAGTFEEALALVNANPYGNGTAIFTTDGQAAREFERRVQVGMVGINVPIPVPMAYYSFGGWKDSLFGDTHVHGAEGVRFYTRAKAVTSRWPRQAQGVDLGFPTHR comes from the coding sequence GTGTCCGAACTCGTCCAGCACTGGATCGACGGCGCCCGCACGGCCGGGGTGTCGTCCCGCCGCGGCGACGTCTACCAGCCCGCGACCGGGGAAGTGGCCCGGCAGGTCGTCCTGGCCGGACAGTCCGATGTGGACGCCGCGGTGGCGTCGGCCGTCAAGGCGTCGCTCGACTGGGCGGACAGCTCGCTGTCCGTCCGCACCCGCGTCCTGTTCAAGTTCCGCGAGCTGGTCGACGCGCACCGCGACGAACTGGCCGCGCTGATCACCGCCGAGCACGGCAAGGTCCTGTCGGACGCCGCGGGCGAGGTCCAGCGCGGCCTGGAGGTCGTCGAGTTCGCCTGCGGCATCGCCCAGGTGCTCAAGGGCGAGCACTCCGACCAGGTCTCCCGCGGCATCGACGCGTACTCGCTGCGCCAGCCGCTCGGCGTCGTCGCCGGCATCACGCCGTTCAACTTCCCGGTGATGGTGCCGATGTGGATGTTCCCGATCGCCATCGCCTGCGGCAACACGTTCGTGCTCAAGCCGTCCGACCGCGACCCGTCGGCGTCGGTCCGCCTCGCCGAGCTGTTCGCCGAGGCCGGGCTGCCGCCGGGCGTGCTCAACGTCGTCCAGGGCGACGCCGAGGCCGTCAATGCCCTGCTCGTGCACCCCGATATCGCCGGGGTGTCGTTCGTCGGCTCGACGCCGATCGCACGGCACGTCTACGAGACCGGGACGGCCGCGGGCAAGCGCGTCCAAGCCCTCGGCGGCGCGAAGAACCACATGATCGTGCTGCCGGACGCGGATCTCGACGGCGCGGCCGACGCCGCGGTGTCCGCGGGCTACGGCAGCGCGGGGGAGCGGTGCATGGCGATCTCGGTCGTGGTGGCGGTCGGCGACCGCGGTGACGACCTGGTCGCCGCGATCGCGTCCCGGACCCGCGAGCTGAAGACCGGCCCGGGTACCGACGAGACCTCGCAGATGGGGCCCGTGGTCACCGGTGCCGCGCGCGACCGGATCGTGTCCTATGTGGACGCGGGCGAGCGGGCCGGCGCGTCCCTGGTCGTCGACGGCCGGACCTTCACGGGGCCCGGCGCCGGGTTCTGGGTCGGGCCGACGCTGTTCGACCACGTGACCACCGACATGTCGGTCTACACCGACGAGATTTTCGGCCCGGTGCTGGTGGTCGTGCGCGCGGGCACCTTCGAGGAGGCGCTCGCGCTGGTCAACGCCAACCCGTACGGCAACGGCACGGCGATCTTCACCACCGACGGCCAGGCCGCGCGCGAGTTCGAGCGCCGGGTGCAGGTGGGCATGGTCGGCATCAACGTCCCGATCCCGGTCCCGATGGCCTACTACTCCTTCGGTGGCTGGAAGGACTCGCTGTTCGGCGACACCCACGTCCACGGCGCCGAGGGCGTCCGGTTCTACACGCGGGCGAAGGCCGTGACGTCGCGCTGGCCGCGTCAAGCGCAGGGCGTCGACCTGGGTTTTCCGACGCACCGCTGA
- a CDS encoding TIM barrel protein, with protein MSATIRVAAAPISWGVCEVPGWGRVLDAPTVLREMAELGVQATELGPPGYLPRDPAELRALLGEHDLTLVGGFLAVVLHADQEKALAEAEESAALFAACGGDVLVLAAATGLDGYDERPALTDAEWATLVETTGRIRDIAGGHGLRTVLHPHIGTHVEQQAEVERFLRDSDLGLCLDTGHLMIGGTDPVELAKRFPERVAHVHLKDVKGDLAAEVRAGRLGYTEAVGRGLYVPLGEGDVDVASMVRSVQAAGYDGWYVLEQDTALGETSPDDVPRRDTERSLAELAKIVQAL; from the coding sequence GTGTCAGCGACGATCCGCGTCGCCGCCGCCCCGATCTCCTGGGGCGTCTGCGAAGTCCCGGGCTGGGGCCGCGTGCTGGACGCGCCGACCGTGCTGCGCGAGATGGCGGAGCTCGGCGTCCAGGCGACGGAGCTGGGCCCACCCGGGTACCTCCCCCGCGACCCGGCCGAGCTGCGCGCGCTGCTCGGGGAGCACGACCTGACGCTCGTGGGCGGGTTCCTCGCCGTCGTGCTGCACGCCGACCAGGAAAAAGCGCTCGCCGAGGCCGAGGAGTCCGCCGCGCTGTTCGCCGCGTGCGGGGGCGACGTCCTCGTGCTCGCCGCCGCGACCGGGCTCGACGGTTACGACGAACGCCCGGCGCTCACCGACGCCGAATGGGCGACACTCGTCGAGACCACGGGCCGGATCCGGGACATCGCCGGTGGTCACGGCCTGCGCACCGTGCTGCACCCGCACATCGGGACGCACGTGGAGCAGCAGGCCGAGGTCGAGCGCTTCCTCCGCGACTCCGATCTGGGGTTGTGCCTCGACACCGGACACCTGATGATCGGCGGGACCGATCCGGTCGAGCTGGCGAAGCGGTTTCCCGAGCGGGTGGCGCACGTGCATCTGAAGGACGTCAAGGGGGACCTGGCCGCCGAGGTGCGCGCGGGGCGGCTCGGCTACACCGAGGCGGTCGGGCGGGGCCTCTACGTGCCGCTCGGCGAGGGGGACGTGGACGTGGCGTCGATGGTGCGCTCCGTCCAGGCGGCGGGCTACGACGGCTGGTACGTCCTCGAGCAGGACACCGCCCTGGGCGAGACGAGCCCCGACGACGTGCCTCGCCGCGACACCGAGCGCAGCCTCGCGGAACTCGCGAAGATCGTGCAAGCCCTCTAA
- a CDS encoding LacI family DNA-binding transcriptional regulator, whose amino-acid sequence MVRPTMEDVAARAGVSRALVSLVMRNSPKVSDARRTAVLRAAEELGYQPHIMARSLASRTSTVLGVMVNDLRNAFFADIVEELDSAAQAAGFDLILNTGGRSPTREWNALHNLLSFRPAGIVLLSPVVPASAIQVAAKQCPVVLVSRTARASTVDTVNDDGEAGSALAVGHLVGLGHRRIAHLDGGGAAGAAQRRRGFEAAMRGHGLEPIVVRSEHTDIGGENAVRELLAAYARPELPTGLVAGNDFNAVGAISALEEAGLRVPEDVSVVGYDNTSLAALRHLSLTTVDQPRKDMARLAFEALLERVRGERTEPVRHLLHPSLVVRSTTAHA is encoded by the coding sequence ATGGTGCGTCCGACCATGGAGGACGTGGCCGCGCGAGCGGGGGTTTCCCGCGCACTGGTCTCCCTGGTGATGAGGAATTCACCGAAGGTCTCCGACGCGCGGCGCACCGCCGTCCTGCGCGCGGCCGAGGAACTCGGGTACCAGCCGCACATCATGGCGCGGTCGCTGGCCAGCCGGACCTCCACGGTGCTCGGCGTGATGGTGAACGACCTGCGCAACGCGTTCTTCGCCGACATCGTCGAAGAGCTGGACAGCGCCGCGCAGGCGGCGGGCTTCGACCTGATCCTCAACACCGGCGGCCGGAGCCCCACGCGCGAGTGGAACGCCCTGCACAACCTCCTTTCCTTCCGGCCGGCGGGCATCGTCCTGCTGTCGCCGGTCGTGCCGGCCTCGGCGATCCAGGTCGCGGCCAAGCAGTGCCCGGTCGTGCTGGTCTCGCGCACCGCCCGAGCGTCCACAGTGGACACGGTGAACGACGACGGCGAGGCGGGCTCCGCGCTGGCCGTCGGCCACCTGGTCGGCCTGGGGCACCGGCGCATCGCCCACCTCGACGGTGGTGGCGCGGCCGGGGCGGCGCAGCGGCGGCGCGGTTTCGAGGCCGCCATGCGGGGGCACGGGCTCGAACCGATCGTCGTGCGCAGCGAACACACCGACATCGGCGGCGAGAACGCCGTGCGGGAGCTGCTCGCCGCGTACGCGCGCCCGGAACTGCCGACGGGGCTGGTCGCCGGCAACGACTTCAACGCCGTGGGGGCGATTTCGGCCCTCGAGGAAGCCGGGCTGCGCGTGCCGGAGGACGTGTCGGTCGTCGGCTACGACAACACGTCGCTCGCCGCGTTGCGCCACCTCTCCCTGACCACGGTGGACCAGCCGCGCAAGGACATGGCGCGGCTGGCCTTCGAAGCCCTGCTCGAACGCGTGCGCGGGGAGCGCACCGAGCCGGTCCGGCACCTGCTGCACCCGTCCCTGGTGGTCCGGTCGACCACCGCACACGCATAG